Proteins encoded together in one Ipomoea triloba cultivar NCNSP0323 chromosome 4, ASM357664v1 window:
- the LOC116015695 gene encoding mitochondrial import receptor subunit TOM40-1-like translates to MAAFVPPPAAAAPPADSKPAAPEKVDYMNLPCPIPYEEIHREAFMSLKPELFEGMRFDFTKALNQRFSLSHSVFMGPTEIPSQSTETIKIPTSNYEFGANFIDPKLMLLGRLMTDGRLNARVKCDLSENLSLKANAQLSNEPHMSQGMVNFDYKGKDYRSQFQLGNGGLLGANYIQSVTQHLSLGGEVFWAGQHRKSGIGYAARYNTDKMVATGQVASTGLVALNYVQKVSEKVSLATDFMYNYISGDVTASVGYDYILRQCRLRGKIDSTGCVAAFLEERLNMGVNFILSAEVDHKKKDYKFGFGLTVGE, encoded by the exons ATGGCTGCCTTTGTCCCTCCCCCTGCCGCCGCAGCTCCACCTGCGGATTCAAAGCCGGCGGCACCGGAAAAAGTCGATTATATGAACCTGCCTTGCCCTATTCCCTATGAGGAAATCCACCGCGAAGCTTTTA TGTCCTTGAAGCCAGAACTTTTCGAAGGCATGCGGTTTGACTTTACAAAAGCACTTAATCAGAGATTTTCACTTAGTCATAG TGTGTTCATGGGACCCACAGAAATTCCTTCTCAGTCGACAGaaacaataaaaattccaacCTCTAATTATGAGTTTGGTGCAAACTTCATAGATCCGAAG TTGATGCTTCTTGGGAGGTTGATGACGGATGGGAGGCTTAATGCTAGGGTGAAGTGTGATTTGTCTGAAAATCTTTCTTTGAAGGCCAATGCTCAA CTCTCAAATGAGCCACATATGTCCCAAGGGATGGTCAATTTTGACTACAAG GGAAAAGACTATAGGTCTCAATTTCAACTAGGGAATGGTGGATTGCTTGGAGCCAATTACATTCAG AGTGTGACTCAACATTTATCTCTGGGTGGTGAAGTATTCTGGGCTGGACAGCATCGCAAATCAGGCATTGGTTATGCTGCTCGGTACAACACAGATAAGATG GTTGCCACAGGACAAGTTGCTAGCACTGGACTTGTTGCATTAAACTATGTTCAAAAAGTTTCCGAGAAG GTTTCTCTAGCAACAGATTTTATGTACAACTACATTTCTGGAGATGTCACAGCAAGTGTTGGTTATGATTATATTCTTCGGCAG TGTCGTCTGAGGGGGAAGATTGATTCCACCGGCTGTGTTGCTGCTTTCTTGGAAGAGCGATTGAACATGGGTGTGAATTTTATCCTCTCTGCAGAG GTTGATCATAAAAAGAAAGATTACAAGTTTGGTTTTGGGCTTACAGTAGGAGAATAG
- the LOC116015696 gene encoding CBS domain-containing protein CBSX3, mitochondrial-like produces the protein MQRGMQTLFSHGNVLKAAVLRHVRLASPVMRPLAVRLESTSAARMEEHGFESTTISDIMKSKGKSADGSWLWCTTEDTVYDAVKSMTQHNVGALVVVKPEGDKSIAGIITERDYLRKIIVQGRSSKSTKVGDIMTEENKLITVTPQTKVLKAMQLMTDNRIRHIPVIDDSGMLGMVSIGDVVRAVVSEHREELNRLNAYIQGGY, from the exons ATGCAAAGGGGAATGCAAACGCTCTTTTCTCACGGCAATGTCCTCAAGGCTGCCGTTCTGAGACATGTCCGCTTGGCCAGCCCAGTAATGCGGCCACTTGCTGTGCGCCTCGAGTCAACTTCAGCTGCTCGTATGGAAGAGCATGGTTTCGAGAGCACAACCATATCTGACATTATGAAATCAAAGGGCAAAAGTGCGGATGGGTCATGGCTATGGTGCACAACAGAGGACACTGTTTATGATGCTGTGAAGTCT ATGACACAACACAATGTAGGAGCCTTGGTGGTGGTAAAACCCGAGGGAGATAAGTCTATTGCTGGAATTATCACCGAGAGAG ATTATCTAAGGAAAATCATAGTTCAGGGAAGATCATCTAAATCAACAAAGGTTGGCGATATCATGACTGAAGAG AACAAGCTCATCACCGTGACGCCTCAGACTAAAGTTCTGAAAGCGATGCAACTGATGACAG ACAACCGCATTAGGCATATCCCGGTCATAGACGACTCTGGAATGCTCGGGATGGTGTCGATTGGTGATGTGGTTCGTGCTGTGGTGAGCGAGCATAGGGAAGAACTGAACCGACTGAATGCGTACATACAGGGAGGTTACTAG
- the LOC116016898 gene encoding calcium uniporter protein 6, mitochondrial-like yields the protein MWRTPFILLRHRAAAAARIRPAEVSRWLRPCLDGSGGNRGDGCFCDFRLTAASYCSSAAAGGRGDDKGEGRGNAELVSEAEVKRLMRLVNVEALKKKLGMGNKEVIEYSELLQACEGMGIAKSPDEAAAFARVLDEAGVVLLFRDKVHLHPDRVIDQIRKAVPMALLPEDDSSIEELKKMQERMDELDKLAHRQVRRILWTGLGGAVLLVGLFFRLTFWEFSWDVMEPIAFFTTTAGIVMGYTYFLFTSRDPTYQDLLKRLYLAKQKKLMKKYNFDIHGFVELQKKCKLPLDGPTSIKRQIGIELEELLHDMKRH from the exons ATGTGGAGGACTCCGTTTATTTTGCTGAGACATCGCGCGGCGGCTGCGGCGCGGATTAGGCCGGCGGAGGTGAGCAGGTGGTTAAGGCCGTGTTTGGATGGGAGTGGAGGTAATCGGGGAGATGGATGTTTCTGCGATTTTAGATTGACGGCGGCGAGTTATTGTAGCTCCGCGGCGGCCGGAGGGAGAGGGGATGATAAGGGCGAGGGGAGAGGGAATGCGGAGCTGGTTTCGGAGGCGGAGGTGAAGAGGCTTATGAGATTGGTGAATGTGGAGGCGTTGAAGAAGAAGCTAGGGATGGGGAATAAGGAGGTGATTGAATACTCGGAGCTTCTGCAAGCTTGCGAGGGTATGGGAATCGCTAAGTCTCCCGATGAGGCTGCCGCCTTTGCTCGTGTTCTGGATGAAGCTGGTGTCGTCTTGCTCTTCCGTGATAAAGTCCATCTCCACCCTGATCGG GTAATTGATCAGATTAGGAAAGCAGTGCCCATGGCACTTCTACCTGAAGATGACTCCTCCATAGAAGAGCTAAAGAAGATGCAGGAAAGAATGGATGAGCTCGACAAGCTTGCACACAGGCAGGTTCGTCGCATCCTATGGACAGGTCTGGGGGGTGCTGTTCTACTGGTTGGGCTTTTCTTTCGCCTTACATTCTGGGAATTCTCTTGGGACGTTATGGAGCCAATTGCGTTCTTCACTACAACAGCCGGGATAGTCATGGGGTATACTTACTTCCTATTCACATCAAGAGACCCAACCTACCAAGATTTATTGAAGAGGCTCTACCTTGCGAAGCAGAAGAAGCTCATGAAGAAGTACAATTTTGACATCCACGGGTTTGTGGAGTTACAGAAGAAATGCAAGTTACCGCTGGATGGACCTACATCTATTAAGCGACAGATAGGCATCGAGCTGGAGGAACTTCTACACGACATGAAAAGGCATTGA
- the LOC116016523 gene encoding sister chromatid cohesion protein SCC4 produces MEAVAEGLWGLADYHEKKAEIGKAVKCLEAICQSHVSFFPIVEIKTRLRVATLLLKHSNNINHAKAHLERSQLLLKSIPSCFELKCRAYSLLSQCYHLVGAIVSQKQILNKGLELIASSEDGFSARLWSCNFNSQLANALIIEGDYLGSISALERGFYSAAEMCYPELQMFFASSILHVHLMQWENASTIQEVVNKCNLIWESIDQNKRQQCLGLLFYNELLQVFYLLRICDYKNAAQHVEKLDAAMKSDLQQMQHVKELNKELTEVNKSLSNSDLNYRDRSALSKKQALLEEQLNNLTGVGSTGKEFLEPTYFGNVKRAWGDKLELAPPPIDGEWLPKGAIYALVDLTVVVFSRPKGLFKDCLKRIQSGQLTIQEELEKLGINDGAKEVDLLHSAIWMASVYLNLLMQFFENKVAMDLTRSEFIEAQETLVQMRNWFIRFPTILQACESTIEMLRGQYAHSVGCYEEASFHFIEASKLTENKTMQAMCHIYAAISYICIGNAESSSKAVDLIGPILNVIDSFVGVREKTSVLLAHGFLLMRQQNLQEARVRLAAGLQTAHHWLGNLQLVSQYLSVLGNLALVIRDTGQAREILRSSLTLAKKLYDIPTQVWVLSNLTALYQQLGEKGNEIENHEYQTKKLGELQKRLHDACSSTHHLELIAKVKTEVHQWSNYDMKRTIANPPTGVDLDIPESVGLSTSAPNPSSSSRLMDVDLGRLRKRNI; encoded by the exons ATGGAAGCGGTGGCGGAGGGGCTGTGGGGATTGGCGGACTATCACGAGAAGAAAGCCGAGATCGGAAAGGCTGTGAAGTGCTTAGAAGCCATTTGCCAGAGCCACGTCTCCTTCTTCCCAATTGTCGAAATCAAGACTCGTCTCCGCGTGGCCACTCTCCTCCTTAAACACTCCAACAACATTAACCACGCTAAAGCCCACCTTGAACGTTCC CAATTGCTTTTAAAGTCAATTCCTTCATGCTTTGAGCTAAAGTGCAGAGCCTACAGCTTATTGAGCCAATGTTACCATCTTGTTGGGGCTATTGTTTCACAAAAACAGATACTGAACAAGGGTTTGGAACTTATTGCATCTTCTGAGGATGG TTTTTCTGCGAGGTTATGGTCCTGCAACTTCAATTCTCAGCTTGCAAATGCTTTGATAATTGAGGGAGACTATCTTGGATCAATTTCCGCTTTAGAGCGTGGATTTTATTCTGCAGCTGAGATGTGTTATCCAGAATTACAG ATGTTTTTTGCGAGTTCTATCTTGCATGTTCACCTCATGCAATGGGAGAATGCAAGTACGATTCAAGAAGTTGTCAAcaaatgtaatttaatttggGAATCTATTGATCAAAATAAA AGACAGCAATGCCTTGGTCTGTTATTTTATAATGAGCTGTTGCAAGTATTCTATCTACTTCGGATATGTGACTATAAGAATGCTGCACAGCATGTTGAAAAATTGGATGCTGCCATGAAGTCTGACTTACAGCAGATGCAACATGTCAAGGAACTCAACAAAGAATTAACTGAAGTGAATAAAAGTCTTTCTAATTCTGATTTAAACTACAGAGACAGATCTGCTTTATCTAAGAAACAAGCTCTCCTTGAAGAACAGCTCAATAATTTAACAGGAGTAGGATCAACTGGCAAAGAATTTTTGGAACCAACGTATTTTGGAAATGTTAAACGGGCCTGGGGTGATAAGCTTGAGTTGGCACCACCTCCTATTGATGGAGAGTGGCTACCAAAAGGTGCTATTTATGCATTGGTAGATCTCACTGTAGTTGTATTTAGCCGTCCAAAAGGACTCTTTAAGGATTGTCTGAAGAGGATTCAGTCTGGCCAACTAACCATTCAAG AGGAGCTTGAAAAACTTGGGATCAatgatggggcaaaag AAGTGGATTTGCTACACTCTGCCATTTGGATGGCAAGTGTCTATTTAAACCTTCTGATGCAGTTCTTTGAAAATAAAGTTGCAATGGATCTTACGCGATCTGAatttattgaagcacaagag ACTTTGGTGCAGATGAGAAATTGGTTTATTCGCTTCCCAACAATTTTACAGGCATGTGAGAGTACAATTGAAATGCTTAGAGGGCAGTATGCACATTCTGTTGGCTGCTATGAAGAAGCTAGTTTTCATTTCATTGAGGCTTCAAAG CTTACAGAGAACAAAACGATGCAAGCTATGTGCCACATCTATGCAGCGATCTCTTATATCTGTATTGGCAATGCTGAATCCTCTTCCAAG GCTGTTGATCTCATTGGACCAATTTTGAATGTAATTGATTCTTTTGTTGGAGTAAGAGAGAAAACCAGTGTTCTTCTTGCTCATGGGTTTCTGTTGATGAGGCAGCAAAATCTACAAGAAGCTAG AGTTAGACTGGCTGCTGGTTTGCAGACAGCACATCATTGGTTGGGGAATCTTCAACTTGTTTCACAATATTTAAGTGTGTTGGGAAATTTAGCTCTTGTGATTCGTGATACTGGACAAGCTAGAGAGATATTAAGATCCTCATTGACCCTGGCAAAGAAGCTCTATGATATTCCTACTCAAGTTTGGGTACTATCAAATTTGACAG CTCTGTACCAGCAATTAGGCGAGAAAGGGAATGAAATTGAAAACCATGAGTACCAAACAAAGAAACTAGGGGAGCTGCAAAAACGACTCCATGATGCATGTTCATCCACTCACCATCTTGAGCTG ATTGCAAAAGTGAAAACTGAAGTCCATCAATGGAGTAATTATGATATGAAAAGAACAATAGCCAACCCGCCCACCGGAGTTGATCTGGACATTCCCGAATCTGTTGGTCTATCAACCTCGGCTCCTAATCCATCGTCATCGTCAAGACTTATGGATGTTGATCTTGGGAGGCTCAGAAAGAGGAACATTTAA
- the LOC116016897 gene encoding uncharacterized protein LOC116016897, protein MENMDSTLKKYFGYSTYRPYQKEIIEKILEGKDCLVVMATGSGKSLCYQAPPLITKKTAIVISPLISLMQDQVMALKERGIKAEFLSSAQTNRSVQSNAESGLYDILYMTPEKACLLSTSFWSRLLKSGICLLAVDEAHCISEWGHDFRMEYKQLDRLRDALVEVPFVGLTATATEKVRRDIMNSLKMKDPHVAIGSFDRKNIFYGVKSFTHGSTFVNELVEEISKYVENANSTIIYCTTIKDTEEIFRSLIAAGIKAGIYNGQMSNKAREDAHRSFIRDEFYVMVATVAFGMGIDKPNIRHVIHYGCPKSLESYYQESGRCGRDGIPSICWLYYTRSDFAKADYYSREAQSADQRKAIMESFVAAQHYCLLAVCRRKYLLEYFGETCAYDKCGNCDNCTSSKKENDVSREAFLLIACIQSCGGRWGLNLPVDVLRGSQSKKILEAKFDKIPFHGLGKELPANWWKALAYQLISRGYLVEKFDDVYKFVRVSPKGLQFLKSCNPDYQPPLFLPMTSEMVVDEGSGDTSTETRGNNGLASTEFEGLSQAETQLYKMLLEERMKVAKANGTAPYAICGDVTLKKISLTRPSTKPRLANIDGVNQHFMKTYGDHFLQSIKHLCEGLNLSLDGERCTQNIQPSVSAKIVTVPSNKKLTPAKLEAWKMWHEDGLSIQKIANFPGRAAPVKEQTIFEYILEAAREDYPVDWARLSDEIGLTREIFMNIASVVSRVGREKLKPIKTELPEEVTYSQIKAYLAMQEFGISENVFPSNHQASLATGELSEVEEPIDHTSSGSPCEEIHSVSNLQTESMVTDEPDFSPISAKRQKIYAPEGRSPMKLEATEESLLSWLKKFDDGASLSDLLEHFNGSTENSLVDLLSNLEGEFLIFRKNDVYKLM, encoded by the exons ATGGAGAACATGGACTCCACTCTCAAG AAATACTTTGGGTATTCAACTTATCGCCCTTATCAGAAagaaataatagagaaaattttAGAAGGGAAGGACTGCTTAGTTGTCATGGCCACTGGCAGTGGCAAGTCACTCTG TTATCAGGCGCCTCCATTGATTACCAAAAAGACTGCTATAGTAATTAGCCCTCTCATATCTTTGATGCAAGATCAG GTAATGGCATTGAAAGAGAGGGGAATTAAAGCTGAGTTTCTCTCGAGTGCTCAGACTAATCGAAGTGTGCAGAGCAATGCTGAATCTGGCCTCTATGACATTCTGTACATGACTCCTGAAAAGGCCTGTTTGCTTTCCACAAG TTTCTGGTCTAGATTGTTAAAATCAGGGATATGCCTGTTGGCTGTTGATGAGGCACACTGCATTTCAGAGTGGGGCCATGATTTTAG GATGGAGTACAAGCAGTTAGACAGATTACGTGATGCTCTTGTGGAAGTTCCTTTTGTTGGCCTTACAGCAACCGCTACAGAAAA AGTTCGGAGGGACATTATGAATTCCTTGAAGATGAAAGACCCTCATGTTGCTATTGGCTCTTTTGATCGCAAGAATATCTTCTATGGAGTCAAATCCTTCACTCACGGTTCTACTTTTGTTAATGAGCTTGTGGAGGAGATCTCTAAATATGTAGAGAATGCAAATTCGACTATAATATATTGTACAACAATTAAAGATACTGAAGAG ATCTTCAGGTCACTGATTGCGGCAGGAATCAAGGCTGGAATTTACAATGGCCAAATGTCTAATAAAGCACGTGAAGATGCACAcag ATCATTTATCAGAGACGAGTTCTATGTCATGGTCGCAACTGTTGCTTTTGGTATGGGTATTGATAAACCAAACATAAGGCATGTGATACACTATGGCTGCCCAAAGAGTTTGGAGTCTTATTACCAGGAAAGTGGAAGATGTGGCCGAGATGGCATTCCTTCAATCTGCTGGCTTTACTACACAAGAAGTGACTTTGCAAAAGCTGATTATTACTCTCGAGAAGCACAATCA GCAGATCAGCGCAAAGCTATTATGGAATCGTTTGTTGCTGCACAACATTATTGCTTGCTGGCAGTTTGTAGGAGAAAATATTTGTTGGAATACTTTGGAGAAACATGTGCTTATGATAAGTGTG GAAATTGTGATAATTGCACTAGCTCGAAGAAGGAGAATGACGTGTCAAGGGAAGCATTTCTTCTTATAGCTTGTATTCAGTCTTGTGGAGGTCGTTGGGGCTTGAATCTGCCCGTGGATGTTCTTCGTGGATCTCAA TCTAAGAAAATTCTTGAAGCCAAGTTTGATAAGATTCCATTCCATGGCCTCGGAAAGGAGTTGCCTGCAAATTGGTGGAAGGCGCTTGCTTACCAATTGATTTCACGCG GATATTTGGTAGAAAAATTTGACGATGTGTACAAATTTGTAAG GGTTAGTCCAAAAGGATTGCAGTTTCTGAAATCTTGCAACCCTGATTACCAACCTCCATTGTTTCTACCCATGACTTCTGAAATGGTGGTCGATGAGGGAAGTGGAGACACATCCACTGAGACTAGAGGAAACAATGGTTTGGCTTCTACGGAATTTGAAGGATTGTCTCAG GCTGAAACACAACTCTATAAAATGCTCTTGGAAGAGAGGATGAAGGTTGCAAAAGCTAATGGAACTGCACC GTATGCAATTTGTGGTGATGTAACGttgaaaaaaataagtttgacaAGGCCTTCTACAAAACCAAGGCTAGCAAACATAGATGGTGTAAATCAG CACTTTATGAAAACATATGGCGATCATTTTCTTCAAAGTATTAAGCATCTGTGTGAAGGACTTAATCTTTCTCTGGATGGAGAGAGATGCACACAAAACATTCAACCTTCTGTTTCAGCTAAGATAGTTACAGTACCAAGCAATAAGAAACTAACACCAGCAAAGTTAGAAGCGTGGAAGATGTGGCACGAAGATGGCCTTAGCATCCAGAAGATTGCG AATTTTCCTGGGAGAGCAGCCCCAGTAAAAGAACAAACTATATTTGAGTATATCCTTGAAGCTGCACGCGAGGACTACCCTGTTGATTGGGCCAGATTGTCTGATGAAATTGGGTTGACTCGGGAGATCTTCATGAACATTGCAAGTGTTGTCTCAAGAGTTGGTAGAGAGAAGTTGAAACCTATTAAAACTGAATTGCCAGAAGAG GTAACCTATAGTCAGATTAAGGCATATTTGGCGATGCAAGAATTCGGAATTTCAGAGAATGTATTTCCGTCTAACCACCAGGCTAGCCTAGCAACTGGTGAACTGTCAGAAGTTGAAGAACCAATTGATCACACAAGTAGTGGTTCTCCTTGTGAGGAAATCCATTCAGTATCTAATCTCCAGACTGAGAGCATGGTCACAGATGAACCTGACTTTTCACCTATTTCTGCAAAACGCCAAAAAATTTATGCCCCAGAGGGAAGAAGTCCAATGAAACTGGAAGCAACAGAGGAATCCTTACTAAGCTGGCTCAAGAAATTTGATGATGGG GCTTCTCTTTCTGATCTTTTGGAGCACTTCAATGGGTCCACCGAGAATTCCCTGGTTGATCTTCTGAGCAATCTTGAAGGTGAGTTCTTGATATTTAGAAAGAATGATGTGTACAAGCTGATGTAA
- the LOC116014736 gene encoding glyoxylate/succinic semialdehyde reductase 1: MEEIGFLGMGIMGKAMAMNLLRHGFKVTVWNRTLSRCDELVEHGASVGETPAAVVKKCKYTIGMLSDPPAALSVVFDKNGVLEQICDGKGYIDMSTVDADTSSKINEAIISKGGSFLEAPVSGSKKPAEDGQLVILSAGDKALYDQVLPAFDVLGKKSFFLGQVGNGAKMKLVVNMVMGSMMNAFSEGLVLADKSGLEQQTLLDVLDLAAVANPMFKMKGPSMIKNNYSPAFPLKHQQKDMRLALALGDENAVSMPVAAAANEAFKKARSLGLGDLDFSAVYETVKHAQP; the protein is encoded by the exons atgGAGGAGATAGGGTTTTTAGGGATGGGGATAATGGGGAAAGCTATGGCTATGAACTTGCTCCGCCATGGCTTTAAGGTCACTGTTTGGAATCGCACTCTTTCTCGG TGTGATGAGCTAGTTGAACATGGGGCTTCTGTTGGGGAAACTCCTGCAGCAGTAGTAAAGAAATGCAAGTATACAATCGGAATGTTGTCTGACCCTCCTGCAGCTCTTTCA GTGGTTTTCGACAAAAATGGTGTTCTTGAGCAAATATGTGATGGAAAGGGTTATATTGACATGTCAACTGTTGATGCTGATACTTCTTCAAAAATCAATGAG GCAATTATCTCTAAAGGTGGTAGTTTCCTTGAAGCCCCAGTTTCAGGCAGCAAAAAGCCCGCCGAAGATGGGCAGTTAGTTATCCTATCTGCTGGAGATAAG GCTTTATATGATCAAGTACTTCCTGCTTTTGATGTCTTGGGAAAGAAATCCTTTTTCCTGGGACAGGTGGGGAATGGTGCAAAAATGAAACTTGTTGTTAACATGGTAATGGGCAG CATGATGAATGCATTTTCAGAAGGACTTGTGCTGGCTGACAAAAGTGGATTGGAACAGCAAACTCTCCTTGATGTGTTG GATCTTGCAGCAGTTGCTAACCCAATGTTCAAGATGAAAGGACCTTCcatgataaaaaataattattcccCCGCATTTCCTCTGAAACATCAGCAGAAGGACATGAGGCTGGCCCTTGCTCTTGGGGACGAAAACGCAGTCTCAATGCCCGTGGCAGCTGCTGCAAACGAG GCATTCAAGAAGGCCAGGAGCTTGGGCTTGGGTGACCTCGACTTTTCAGCTGTGTATGAGACTGTCAAGCACGCCCAGCCTTGA
- the LOC116016524 gene encoding bifunctional bis(5'-adenosyl)-triphosphatase/adenylylsulfatase FHIT, whose translation MSKLILNVTLRRHFFVSVSSSSPRAIQLIRITFPNRPTSDHRFCTTRVLSSLSNHSRRKMEAEHYQFGPYEINPKEVFYSSKLSYALVNLRPLVPGHVLVCPRREVKRFIDLTADETSDLWCVAQKIGCQLESYHNASSLTFAIQDGPQAGQTVPHVHVHIIPRKSGDFEKNDEIYDALDEKEKELKQSLDLDKERKDRSMEEMAQEADEYRKLFL comes from the exons ATGTCAAAGCTAATTCTTAACGTTACTCTTCGTCGCCATTTCTTCGTGTCCGTCTCTTCATCGTCGCCGAGAGCTATTCAGCTGATCAGAATCACCTTCCCTAACCGGCCAACTTCCGATCATCGGTTCTGCACAACGCGGGTTTTGTCGTCGTTGTCAAATCACTCCCGACGCAAG ATGGAAGCGGAGCATTACCAATTTGGGCCGTATGAAATTAATCCCAAGGAAGTTTTCTACTCATCCAAACTTTCCTATGCTTTGGTCAACCTCCGTCCTCTTGTTCCtggt CATGTGCTTGTCTGCCCAAGGCGTGAAGTGAAGCGCTTTATAGATCTCACTGCTGATGAAACTAGTGATTTGTGGTGTGTGGCACAAAAGATTGGATGTCAACTTGAGTCCTACCACAATGCATCATCACTTACATTTGCAATCCAA GATGGACCTCAGGCAGGGCAGACTGTTCCTCATGTTCATGTTCACATCATCCCTCGCAAAAGTGGTGACTTCgagaaaaatgatgaaatttatGATGCT TTGGACGAAAAAGAGAAGGAGCTGAAGCAATCTCTTGATTTGGATAAGGAAAGGAAGGACAGAAGCATGGAGGAGATGGCTCAAGAGGCTGATGAATACAGAAAACTCTTTTTGTGA